A window of the Paenibacillus woosongensis genome harbors these coding sequences:
- a CDS encoding extracellular solute-binding protein encodes MNDSELTLNIGYFSEKQFENRYSSLLSIEYPKLNYNVIPTSDLITERISVQEWTAENTVDLIYLPPAYLQYLANNGFLQELDPYIQKTSFSLDTFVPSAVELMKQYGDGKLYGLAPTFYSRALVYNSRLFDQYGVPYPKDQMTWEEIIDLAHQFPKGLTHSYPSNAHFLINVGQTENLQAYNEDTKQITLDSSSWANLLELTLEPLRTGNIALHDLNDNLFLTGEYAMGIITYEELIQLEQQGSDLEWKLVTMPTHPSEPDSSHHYGLDGMWAIPASSTESDAAWELIRFFMSDQTAKWSYRSVYGFSSLTAYTSMGQSTSDIEAFYKLRPAYRTSPVPSTIYELLNEAIEQAITGNATAEQALAEIAKKEIQ; translated from the coding sequence TTGAACGACAGCGAACTCACCCTAAACATCGGCTACTTCTCAGAGAAGCAGTTCGAGAATAGATATTCATCCTTGCTGTCGATTGAATATCCGAAATTAAATTACAATGTAATACCGACAAGTGACTTAATAACGGAGAGGATATCCGTACAAGAATGGACTGCTGAGAACACTGTAGACCTAATCTACCTTCCGCCGGCTTATTTGCAATATTTGGCAAATAACGGATTTCTCCAGGAGCTTGATCCATACATACAAAAAACCTCCTTCTCTCTGGATACTTTCGTACCGAGCGCCGTAGAACTCATGAAGCAATATGGAGATGGCAAGCTATACGGGCTGGCCCCAACCTTCTATAGCCGGGCACTTGTATACAACTCTCGTTTATTTGACCAATATGGCGTTCCATATCCCAAGGATCAGATGACCTGGGAGGAAATCATTGATTTAGCCCATCAATTCCCCAAAGGCCTGACGCATTCTTACCCGTCGAACGCCCACTTTTTAATTAACGTTGGGCAAACCGAGAACCTCCAAGCCTACAATGAGGATACGAAGCAAATCACTTTGGACAGCTCCTCATGGGCAAATTTGCTGGAGCTTACTCTTGAGCCGCTAAGAACAGGTAACATTGCCCTTCATGATTTAAATGACAATTTATTTTTAACAGGCGAGTATGCCATGGGCATTATCACATACGAAGAATTGATTCAGCTGGAGCAGCAAGGCTCGGATCTGGAATGGAAGCTGGTGACCATGCCAACCCATCCATCGGAGCCGGATTCAAGCCACCACTATGGGTTGGACGGCATGTGGGCGATCCCTGCCAGCTCGACCGAAAGCGATGCAGCCTGGGAATTAATCCGTTTCTTTATGTCAGATCAAACTGCCAAGTGGTCGTATCGTTCCGTTTATGGCTTTTCTTCACTCACGGCTTACACTTCCATGGGGCAGAGCACCTCAGATATAGAAGCCTTCTACAAGCTTAGACCCGCATATCGTACAAGCCCGGTTCCAAGCACCATTTATGAGCTTCTAAATGAAGCGATAGAACAGGCCATCACCGGTAATGCAACAGCAGAACAGGCTTTAGCTGAAATCGCGAAGAAAGAAATTCAATAA
- a CDS encoding sugar-binding transcriptional regulator, translating to MRNILEMQKQLLPDLMEILKKRHTILHQIMLSDVIGRRTLALSLNMTERVLRAETDLLKAQGLIEIENIGMRISDSGRKLLEDMEPIVKEIFGLANLEERIRKAFGLRKVVVIPGDWETSPLTKRELGLAGAKALLGAMRGGDVVAVTGGTTMAEVAEQLNPPANAAFKQNWFVPARGGLGESLEIQANTIASGMAKRVGAGYRLLHVPDLLGKEAYQSLVHDPNIQDIVSTIRQARIVVHGIGDATEMARRRKLDAAMIEDLQKDGAVAESFGYYFDEEGVVVHKMLTLGLRLEDIRKTDTVIGIAGGKSKAKAIHAVLQFGHEDILVTDEAAAMDIVSELEHKERQQNSAI from the coding sequence ATGCGAAATATTTTAGAAATGCAGAAGCAGCTTCTTCCAGATCTCATGGAAATTCTCAAAAAAAGGCATACCATACTTCACCAGATCATGTTATCGGATGTGATTGGTCGCAGAACCTTGGCGCTTTCACTAAACATGACGGAACGTGTACTGCGTGCCGAAACAGATCTCCTGAAGGCTCAAGGCCTGATTGAAATCGAGAATATAGGCATGAGGATTAGCGATTCGGGCAGGAAACTGCTAGAGGATATGGAGCCGATCGTAAAGGAAATATTCGGCCTCGCTAATTTGGAGGAGAGGATTCGCAAAGCCTTTGGATTGCGCAAAGTTGTGGTCATTCCTGGAGACTGGGAGACCTCTCCGCTGACGAAGCGGGAGCTCGGTCTGGCAGGTGCCAAAGCGTTGCTCGGGGCTATGCGCGGCGGAGACGTCGTAGCGGTCACAGGCGGCACAACGATGGCCGAGGTAGCGGAACAGCTGAATCCGCCGGCGAATGCAGCGTTCAAGCAGAATTGGTTCGTTCCGGCGCGCGGAGGGCTCGGCGAGAGCCTGGAAATCCAGGCCAATACGATTGCTTCTGGCATGGCTAAGCGGGTTGGAGCAGGGTACCGATTGCTGCATGTGCCTGATTTGCTCGGCAAGGAAGCGTATCAGTCACTGGTGCACGACCCGAACATTCAGGATATCGTGAGTACGATTCGCCAGGCGCGGATTGTTGTGCACGGCATCGGGGATGCTACGGAGATGGCCCGCCGCCGCAAGCTCGACGCGGCGATGATCGAGGACTTGCAGAAGGATGGCGCGGTCGCAGAATCATTTGGATACTATTTCGATGAAGAAGGCGTAGTTGTTCACAAAATGCTGACCCTGGGACTCCGTCTGGAAGACATCAGGAAGACGGACACGGTGATCGGAATCGCGGGCGGCAAAAGCAAGGCCAAAGCTATACACGCGGTGCTGCAGTTCGGACATGAAGACATTCTCGTCACGGACGAAGCCGCGGCAATGGACATCGTGAGCGAACTGGAGCACAAAGAAAGACAGCAGAACAGCGCAATTTGA
- the gap gene encoding type I glyceraldehyde-3-phosphate dehydrogenase, translating to MSVKVGINGFGRIGRLAFRRIQNVEGIEVVAINDLTDAKMLAHLLKYDTTQGRFEGDVEVHDGFFKVNGKEVKVLANRNPEELPWGELGVDIVLECTGFFTTKEKAELHLKGGAKKVVISAPATGDMKTIVYNVNHEILDGSETVISGASCTTNCLAPMAKVLNDKFGIVEGLMTTIHAYTGDQNTLDAPHAKGDFRRARAAAENIIPNTTGAAKAIGLVIPELQGKLDGAAQRVPVATGSLTELVTVLEKNVTAAEINEAMKAAADPETYGYTEDEIVSSDIKGITFGSLFDATQTKVLTVGDKQLVKTVAWYDNEMSYTAQLVRTLEYFAKKAK from the coding sequence ATGAGTGTAAAAGTAGGTATTAACGGTTTTGGACGTATTGGACGTCTTGCTTTCCGTCGTATTCAAAACGTAGAAGGCATCGAAGTAGTAGCGATTAATGACTTGACCGACGCTAAAATGTTGGCTCATCTGTTGAAATATGATACAACTCAAGGCAGATTCGAAGGCGATGTAGAAGTTCACGACGGCTTCTTCAAAGTGAACGGCAAAGAAGTTAAAGTTCTGGCTAACCGCAACCCTGAAGAGCTTCCTTGGGGCGAGCTTGGCGTGGACATCGTTCTGGAGTGCACAGGCTTCTTCACCACGAAAGAAAAAGCTGAGCTTCACTTGAAAGGCGGCGCGAAGAAAGTTGTTATCTCCGCTCCAGCTACAGGTGACATGAAAACGATCGTTTACAACGTTAACCATGAAATCCTTGACGGCTCCGAGACGGTTATTTCCGGCGCTTCCTGTACGACGAACTGCTTGGCTCCAATGGCTAAGGTTCTGAATGACAAATTCGGTATCGTTGAAGGCTTGATGACAACAATCCACGCTTACACAGGCGACCAAAACACGCTTGACGCTCCTCATGCGAAAGGCGACTTCCGTCGTGCTCGCGCAGCTGCTGAGAACATCATTCCTAACACGACTGGTGCAGCTAAAGCTATCGGTCTGGTTATCCCTGAACTGCAAGGCAAACTTGACGGCGCAGCACAACGCGTGCCTGTAGCTACAGGTTCCCTGACTGAGCTTGTAACTGTTCTTGAGAAGAACGTAACGGCTGCTGAGATTAACGAAGCAATGAAAGCTGCTGCTGATCCAGAAACTTACGGCTACACAGAAGACGAGATCGTATCTTCCGACATCAAAGGAATCACTTTCGGTTCCCTGTTCGACGCTACGCAAACTAAAGTTCTTACTGTTGGCGACAAGCAGCTGGTTAAAACTGTAGCTTGGTATGACAACGAAATGTCCTACACAGCACAACTCGTTCGTACGCTGGAGTACTTCGCTAAAAAAGCTAAGTAA
- a CDS encoding phosphoglycerate kinase — MNKKSVRDVEVTGKRVFVRVDFNVPVQDGKISDDTRIRETLPTINYLVEKGAKVILASHMGRPKGQVVESLRLNLAAERLSELLGKKVAKADEAVGEAVKAQVAAMNNGDVLVLENVRFYPGEEKNDPELAKQFAELADLFVNDAFGAAHRAHASTEGIAHHLPAVSGLLMEKELAVLGKALSNPDRPFTAIIGGSKVKDKIDVIDNLLNIADNVLIGGGLTYTFFKAQGYEIGKSLLDESKLDVSLGFIEKAKKLGKNFELPVDIVVADDFSADANHKVVDIDSIPADWEGVDIGPKTRAKYAEIIKNSKLVVWNGPMGVFEIDIFSNGTREVAEACASTEGYTIIGGGDSAAATEKFNLADKMDHISTGGGASLEFMEGKALPGVVALNDK, encoded by the coding sequence ATGAACAAGAAAAGTGTACGTGATGTGGAAGTAACCGGCAAACGCGTGTTTGTCCGCGTCGATTTTAACGTCCCAGTTCAGGATGGTAAAATTTCCGATGATACTCGTATTCGTGAGACGCTGCCTACCATTAACTATTTGGTGGAGAAAGGCGCGAAAGTAATCCTTGCCAGCCATATGGGACGCCCGAAAGGCCAAGTGGTTGAATCGCTGCGCCTGAACCTGGCTGCAGAACGCCTGTCCGAATTGCTCGGCAAAAAAGTAGCGAAAGCTGACGAAGCTGTCGGCGAAGCAGTTAAAGCACAAGTAGCTGCCATGAACAATGGCGATGTACTTGTACTGGAGAATGTGCGCTTCTATCCAGGCGAAGAGAAAAACGATCCCGAGCTTGCGAAGCAATTCGCCGAACTGGCTGATCTGTTCGTTAATGACGCGTTTGGCGCGGCTCACCGTGCCCATGCTTCTACGGAAGGCATCGCTCATCATCTGCCAGCCGTATCCGGCCTGCTGATGGAGAAAGAGCTTGCTGTTCTTGGCAAAGCATTGTCCAATCCGGATCGTCCTTTCACAGCGATCATCGGCGGTTCCAAGGTTAAGGACAAAATCGATGTGATCGACAACCTGCTTAACATTGCCGACAACGTATTGATCGGCGGCGGCCTGACTTATACCTTCTTCAAAGCACAAGGCTATGAGATCGGTAAATCCCTGCTGGATGAGAGCAAGCTGGACGTTTCCCTCGGATTCATCGAGAAAGCGAAAAAGCTGGGCAAAAACTTCGAGCTTCCGGTAGACATCGTTGTTGCGGATGACTTCAGCGCGGATGCCAACCATAAAGTCGTTGATATCGACAGCATTCCTGCAGATTGGGAAGGCGTGGACATCGGACCGAAGACGCGCGCAAAGTATGCGGAAATTATCAAGAACTCCAAGCTGGTTGTATGGAACGGACCGATGGGCGTATTTGAAATTGATATTTTCTCAAACGGTACTCGCGAGGTAGCAGAAGCTTGCGCTTCGACGGAAGGCTACACGATTATCGGCGGCGGCGACTCGGCAGCGGCAACCGAGAAATTCAACCTGGCGGATAAAATGGACCACATCTCCACGGGCGGCGGCGCTTCCCTGGAATTCATGGAAGGCAAGGCGCTTCCAGGCGTTGTGGCTCTGAACGACAAGTAA
- the tpiA gene encoding triose-phosphate isomerase yields the protein MRTPIIAGNWKMFKTVPEAKAFFEAVKGKAEVEGVESVICAPFTNLPALVEAAKGTKIKIGAQNLHFEDEGAFTGEISGGMLKDLGVDYVIIGHSERRAYFGETDEIVNKKVHAAFKHGLTPIPCVGEKLEEREAGQTKEVVKVQTEAALKGLSAEQAAQVVIAYEPIWAIGTGKSSTAQDANEVISYIRSLVKDLYNEEVAGKIRIQYGGSVKPENVKEYMGESDIDGALVGGASLQPASYIQLVEGAQ from the coding sequence ATGAGAACACCGATCATTGCAGGGAACTGGAAAATGTTCAAAACCGTTCCTGAAGCAAAAGCTTTCTTCGAAGCGGTGAAAGGCAAAGCGGAGGTAGAAGGCGTTGAGAGCGTAATTTGCGCTCCTTTCACGAATCTGCCAGCTTTGGTCGAAGCGGCTAAAGGAACGAAAATCAAAATTGGTGCTCAAAACCTGCATTTCGAAGATGAAGGTGCATTTACCGGTGAAATCAGCGGTGGAATGCTGAAGGATCTGGGCGTCGATTATGTCATTATCGGGCATTCCGAACGCCGGGCTTACTTCGGAGAGACGGATGAAATCGTGAATAAGAAAGTTCACGCTGCATTCAAGCATGGCTTGACTCCGATTCCTTGTGTCGGCGAGAAGCTGGAGGAGCGCGAGGCTGGCCAAACGAAGGAAGTCGTTAAGGTGCAAACCGAAGCGGCGCTCAAAGGATTGTCCGCAGAGCAGGCCGCACAAGTGGTTATCGCTTACGAGCCGATCTGGGCGATCGGAACGGGCAAATCCTCTACGGCTCAGGATGCGAATGAAGTGATTTCCTACATCCGCAGCCTGGTTAAAGATTTGTACAATGAAGAGGTTGCCGGCAAAATCCGTATTCAATACGGCGGCAGCGTAAAACCTGAGAATGTGAAGGAATATATGGGCGAAAGCGACATCGACGGCGCGCTTGTCGGCGGTGCCAGCCTGCAGCCTGCTTCGTATATTCAACTGGTCGAGGGGGCGCAATAA
- the gpmI gene encoding 2,3-bisphosphoglycerate-independent phosphoglycerate mutase, whose protein sequence is MAAPRPVALIIMDGFGLRNTTEGNAVAQAYKPNYDRYLKEYPNTTLTACGEAVGLPEGQMGNSEVGHLNIGAGRIVYQDLTRISKSIREGEFFENETLVDAVRSAKANGKKLHLYGLLSDGGVHSHIDHMFAMLDLAKKEEMNEVYIHAFLDGRDVAPDSAKGFIERLIAKIEEVGVGKIATVQGRYYAMDRDKRWDRVEKSYRAMVYGEGPKYTDPITAVTESYEKSVFDEFVMPTVIVDGHDQPIALVESGDSVVFLNFRPDRAIQLSNVFTNKDFQGFDRGPKFPQGLHFVCLTLFAETVEGYVAYKPKDLDNTFGEVLVQHGKTQLRIAETEKYPHVTFFFSGGRDVQLPGETRVLINSPKVATYDLKPEMSAYEVAEAAVKEIESDKHDAIILNFANPDMVGHSGMLEPTKKAVEVTDECVGKVVDAVKAKGGVVIIIADHGNADMVFDENGRPFTAHTTNPVPFIVTDENVILRESGILADVAPTLLDLMGLPKPEEMTGTSMIASRKA, encoded by the coding sequence ATGGCAGCTCCAAGACCTGTAGCACTCATCATCATGGACGGCTTCGGCCTGCGGAATACGACGGAAGGCAACGCGGTTGCCCAGGCTTATAAGCCGAACTACGACCGCTACCTGAAGGAATATCCGAATACGACACTGACGGCTTGCGGCGAGGCGGTAGGCCTGCCGGAAGGGCAGATGGGGAACTCCGAGGTAGGTCACTTGAACATCGGTGCAGGCCGCATCGTGTACCAAGATTTGACCCGGATTTCCAAGTCGATCCGTGAAGGCGAATTTTTCGAGAACGAGACTTTGGTCGATGCCGTGCGCAGCGCCAAGGCTAACGGGAAGAAGCTGCATCTGTACGGGCTTCTCTCTGACGGCGGCGTACACAGCCACATTGACCATATGTTCGCGATGCTCGACCTGGCGAAGAAGGAAGAGATGAACGAGGTCTATATCCACGCATTCCTGGATGGCCGCGACGTGGCTCCGGACAGTGCGAAAGGCTTCATCGAGCGTCTCATTGCCAAAATCGAGGAAGTCGGAGTAGGCAAAATCGCCACAGTGCAAGGACGCTACTATGCAATGGACCGCGACAAACGCTGGGATCGCGTAGAGAAGTCCTACCGCGCCATGGTATATGGCGAAGGGCCGAAATACACCGATCCGATCACAGCCGTGACGGAATCCTACGAGAAATCGGTCTTCGATGAATTTGTTATGCCGACTGTCATCGTGGACGGACATGACCAGCCGATCGCGCTTGTCGAGTCCGGCGATTCGGTTGTGTTCCTGAACTTCCGTCCTGACCGGGCGATTCAATTGTCGAACGTATTTACGAACAAGGATTTCCAAGGCTTTGACCGGGGGCCGAAGTTCCCGCAAGGTCTGCATTTTGTCTGCCTGACGCTGTTCGCAGAGACGGTAGAGGGATATGTAGCCTATAAGCCGAAGGATCTGGACAATACGTTTGGCGAGGTTCTTGTACAGCATGGGAAAACTCAGCTTCGCATTGCCGAAACGGAGAAATACCCGCACGTCACATTCTTCTTCAGCGGCGGACGTGATGTTCAGCTGCCAGGCGAAACGCGTGTGCTGATCAACTCGCCGAAGGTGGCCACGTACGACCTGAAGCCGGAAATGAGCGCTTATGAAGTGGCTGAAGCTGCCGTGAAGGAGATCGAGTCCGATAAGCATGATGCGATCATTCTGAACTTCGCGAACCCGGACATGGTAGGCCATTCCGGCATGCTGGAGCCAACGAAGAAAGCGGTGGAAGTCACCGACGAATGCGTAGGCAAAGTGGTGGATGCCGTTAAGGCAAAAGGTGGCGTCGTCATCATTATCGCCGACCACGGGAATGCCGATATGGTATTTGATGAGAACGGCCGTCCGTTCACTGCGCACACGACGAACCCGGTTCCTTTCATTGTAACTGATGAGAATGTTATACTACGTGAAAGCGGCATCCTGGCGGATGTGGCGCCAACGCTTCTGGATTTGATGGGTCTGCCTAAACCGGAAGAAATGACAGGCACCTCGATGATCGCCAGCCGCAAAGCATAA
- the eno gene encoding phosphopyruvate hydratase, whose amino-acid sequence MTIISDVYAREVLDSRGNPTVEVEVYLESGAIGRAIVPSGASTGAHEAVELRDEDKSRYLGKGVLKAVENVNEIIAPEVIGMDALDQLGIDKLMITLDGTPNKGKLGANAILAVSMAVARAAADALDLPLYVYLGGFNAKQLPVPMMNIVNGGAHADNNVDVQEFMVLPVGAPTFKEALRVGAEVFHNLKSVLKAKGLNTAVGDEGGFAPNFTSNEDALSSIIEAIEKAGYKPGVDVMLGMDVASTEFFKDGKYHLEGEGKSYTPAEFVDLLASWVDKYPIVTIEDGCSEDDWEGWKLLTEKLGDKIQLVGDDLFVTNTERLEKGIKEGIGNSILIKVNQIGTLTETFDAIEMAKRAGYTAVISHRSGESEDSTIADIAVATNAGQIKTGAPSRTDRVAKYNQLLRIEDQLGELAQYNGLKSFYNLKQ is encoded by the coding sequence ATGACTATTATTTCTGACGTATACGCTCGCGAAGTCCTAGACTCCCGCGGTAATCCGACGGTAGAAGTTGAAGTATATCTGGAGTCCGGCGCAATCGGCCGCGCTATCGTTCCTTCCGGCGCTTCCACGGGCGCTCACGAAGCAGTTGAGCTGCGTGACGAAGACAAATCCCGTTACCTGGGTAAAGGGGTATTGAAAGCTGTTGAGAACGTAAACGAAATTATCGCTCCTGAAGTGATCGGCATGGACGCTTTGGATCAACTTGGCATCGACAAGCTGATGATCACTTTGGATGGAACGCCTAACAAAGGCAAGCTCGGCGCGAACGCGATCCTGGCTGTGTCCATGGCTGTAGCCCGCGCAGCAGCTGACGCTCTGGATCTGCCGCTGTACGTATACCTTGGCGGATTCAACGCGAAGCAGCTTCCAGTTCCAATGATGAACATCGTGAACGGCGGCGCGCATGCGGACAACAACGTTGACGTACAAGAGTTCATGGTTCTGCCTGTAGGCGCACCTACTTTCAAAGAAGCACTTCGCGTAGGCGCTGAAGTTTTCCATAACCTGAAATCCGTACTTAAAGCAAAAGGCCTGAACACAGCAGTAGGCGACGAGGGCGGCTTTGCTCCTAACTTCACTTCCAATGAAGATGCGCTGTCCTCCATCATCGAGGCGATCGAGAAAGCAGGCTACAAACCAGGCGTAGATGTTATGCTTGGTATGGACGTTGCTTCTACTGAATTCTTCAAAGACGGTAAATACCATCTTGAAGGTGAAGGCAAATCCTATACTCCAGCTGAGTTCGTTGATTTGCTGGCTTCTTGGGTGGACAAATACCCAATCGTTACGATCGAAGACGGCTGCTCCGAGGACGACTGGGAAGGCTGGAAATTGCTCACTGAGAAATTGGGCGACAAAATCCAACTGGTTGGTGACGACTTGTTCGTAACGAACACGGAGCGCCTTGAAAAAGGGATCAAAGAAGGCATCGGTAACTCCATCCTGATCAAAGTAAACCAAATCGGTACGCTGACTGAAACCTTCGACGCGATCGAAATGGCGAAACGCGCAGGCTACACGGCAGTGATCTCGCACCGTTCCGGTGAGTCCGAAGACAGCACGATCGCTGACATCGCTGTAGCGACAAACGCTGGCCAAATCAAAACGGGTGCTCCTTCCCGTACAGACCGTGTTGCCAAGTACAACCAATTGCTTCGCATCGAAGACCAATTGGGCGAGCTGGCTCAATACAACGGCTTGAAATCTTTCTACAACCTGAAACAATAG
- the secG gene encoding preprotein translocase subunit SecG: MELFLKILLIIFSIGVITAVLLQEGKSAGLTGAISGGAEHLFGKAKARGMELVLERATVVLAAGFFILAIAVAVVIK, from the coding sequence ATGGAATTGTTTTTGAAAATATTGCTTATTATTTTTTCCATCGGTGTAATCACGGCAGTCCTTCTGCAGGAAGGTAAAAGCGCGGGTCTGACCGGCGCCATCTCCGGAGGAGCGGAACATCTGTTTGGCAAAGCGAAAGCGCGCGGCATGGAGCTTGTTCTGGAGCGGGCTACTGTTGTACTTGCTGCTGGATTCTTCATTCTGGCCATTGCCGTTGCCGTTGTTATTAAATAG
- the rnr gene encoding ribonuclease R: MVTESELLDFMRETAYKPMTYQELEEHFHIADAKEFREFLKLLNRLEQEGKIILTRTHRYGMPERMDLVRGRLQAHAKGFAFLIPEDREHPDVYIHANDLKSAMNGDTVLVRVNSKSIAGGKLEGEVVRVVTRAVTQVVGVFQNEEAYGFVIPDDKRINRDIFIPKEGFNGAANGQKVVVRIVQYPEGRAAAEGEIIEILGHKDDPGVDILSIIRKHQLPEAFPDDVMEEAMSVPDEIDPAEIAKQGRRDLRDKVIVTIDGEDAKDLDDAVNVERLPNGNIKLGVHIADVGYYVREKSKLDQEAYNRGCSVYLVDRVIPMLPHRLSNGICSLNPKVDRFTLSCEMEFNEQMKVVKHDIFTSVIRTKERMTYTNVRKIVEDEDPEVTARYSELADMFRLMKELALKLRSKRMRRGAVDFDFEESKVIVDENGKPTDIVKRERSIAEQIIEEFMLAANETVAEHFHWLKVPFIYRIHEDPDQEKLLNFMMFVANFGYSVKGGKGDRVHPRALQSLLEDIQGTKEQTVISTMMLRSMKQAKYDAESTGHFGLAAEFYTHFTSPIRRYPDLVIHRVIREVIESGGTLPAAREEYLASRMQEIAQQSSERERVAVEAERDTEQLKKAEFMLDKVGEEFPGIISSVTSFGMFIELENTVEGLIRLSAMTDDYYHFHEQHMALIGERTSKIYRIGDEVEIRVARVNMDDHTIDFEMVNMKPRRRGEGIEDGFGGRPGGKGGGKPWQAAGGKGGKNGGGKAGKKAGAGKAFGKAGKGAGGKGKAAAGGKRGKRGAGAAGDAGPAVSFGFGSGKGGYGAGPAATSRKAGGSSGAGKGSRRKKTSASGIFIGGGSSGAPGADGEPPRKKR, from the coding sequence ATGGTAACAGAATCAGAGCTGCTTGATTTTATGCGGGAGACCGCTTATAAACCGATGACCTATCAGGAGCTTGAAGAGCATTTCCATATTGCGGACGCGAAGGAATTCAGGGAGTTCCTGAAGCTGCTGAATCGTTTGGAGCAGGAAGGGAAAATCATACTGACGCGAACTCACCGTTACGGCATGCCGGAGCGGATGGATTTAGTGCGGGGGCGGCTGCAGGCGCATGCCAAAGGCTTCGCATTTCTCATTCCAGAGGATCGCGAGCACCCTGACGTATATATTCATGCCAATGATCTCAAAAGCGCGATGAACGGCGATACCGTGCTCGTGCGCGTCAATTCGAAAAGCATAGCCGGCGGCAAGCTGGAGGGCGAGGTGGTACGGGTCGTTACCCGGGCCGTGACCCAGGTTGTCGGCGTATTTCAGAACGAAGAGGCTTATGGCTTCGTCATCCCGGATGACAAGCGGATTAATCGCGATATTTTCATTCCGAAAGAGGGCTTTAACGGTGCGGCCAACGGCCAGAAGGTCGTCGTGCGGATCGTGCAGTACCCGGAAGGGAGAGCCGCGGCCGAAGGCGAGATTATCGAAATTCTCGGGCATAAGGATGACCCGGGCGTCGATATTCTGTCGATCATTCGCAAGCATCAATTGCCGGAGGCTTTTCCGGACGATGTGATGGAAGAGGCGATGAGCGTCCCCGATGAGATCGACCCGGCGGAAATTGCCAAGCAAGGGCGGCGCGATCTGCGGGATAAGGTCATCGTGACGATCGACGGTGAGGATGCGAAGGATTTGGACGATGCGGTGAACGTGGAGCGTCTGCCGAACGGCAACATTAAGCTGGGCGTGCATATCGCCGATGTCGGCTATTATGTACGCGAGAAATCGAAGCTCGATCAGGAGGCGTATAACCGCGGGTGCAGCGTGTACCTTGTGGACCGTGTAATTCCGATGCTGCCGCATCGGCTGTCGAACGGCATATGCTCCCTGAATCCGAAGGTAGACCGGTTCACGCTGTCGTGCGAGATGGAATTCAACGAGCAGATGAAGGTCGTGAAGCATGATATTTTTACGAGTGTGATTCGCACGAAAGAAAGGATGACCTACACGAATGTGCGCAAGATCGTCGAGGACGAGGATCCGGAGGTAACGGCGCGCTACAGCGAATTGGCCGATATGTTCCGCCTGATGAAGGAGCTGGCGCTCAAGCTGCGGAGCAAGCGGATGCGCCGCGGGGCGGTGGACTTCGACTTCGAGGAATCGAAGGTGATCGTGGATGAGAACGGCAAGCCGACGGATATTGTCAAAAGAGAGCGCTCGATCGCGGAGCAAATCATCGAGGAATTCATGCTGGCGGCCAACGAGACGGTGGCGGAGCATTTCCACTGGCTGAAGGTGCCGTTCATTTACCGGATCCATGAAGACCCCGATCAGGAGAAGCTGCTCAATTTCATGATGTTCGTCGCCAATTTCGGATACTCGGTTAAGGGCGGCAAAGGCGACCGTGTTCATCCTCGCGCGCTGCAGTCGCTGCTGGAGGATATCCAGGGGACGAAGGAGCAGACGGTCATCAGCACGATGATGCTGCGTTCGATGAAGCAGGCGAAATACGATGCGGAGAGTACGGGGCATTTTGGGCTGGCTGCTGAGTTCTACACGCATTTCACCTCGCCGATCCGGCGTTATCCGGATTTGGTCATTCACCGGGTCATTCGCGAGGTTATCGAGAGCGGTGGGACCCTGCCGGCGGCGCGGGAAGAATATTTGGCCAGCCGGATGCAGGAGATCGCCCAGCAATCGTCCGAGCGCGAGCGGGTCGCTGTGGAAGCCGAGCGGGATACGGAGCAGCTGAAGAAAGCCGAATTTATGCTCGATAAGGTCGGGGAGGAATTCCCGGGCATTATCAGCAGCGTGACGAGCTTCGGGATGTTCATCGAACTGGAGAATACGGTGGAAGGCTTGATCCGCCTCAGTGCGATGACGGACGATTACTACCACTTCCATGAGCAGCATATGGCGCTGATCGGTGAGCGTACGTCGAAAATCTACCGCATCGGCGATGAGGTCGAAATTCGCGTGGCCCGGGTCAATATGGACGACCATACGATCGATTTCGAGATGGTGAATATGAAGCCGCGGCGCCGGGGAGAAGGCATTGAAGACGGCTTCGGCGGGCGCCCGGGCGGTAAAGGCGGCGGCAAGCCGTGGCAGGCGGCAGGCGGCAAAGGCGGCAAGAACGGCGGCGGTAAGGCCGGGAAGAAGGCTGGAGCGGGCAAAGCCTTCGGCAAAGCCGGTAAAGGCGCCGGCGGCAAGGGCAAGGCTGCGGCCGGGGGCAAGCGCGGCAAGCGTGGCGCTGGGGCGGCTGGGGATGCCGGGCCAGCGGTAAGCTTTGGCTTCGGCTCCGGCAAGGGCGGCTATGGCGCCGGGCCGGCGGCCACGAGCCGCAAAGCGGGCGGCAGCAGCGGCGCGGGCAAGGGCTCGCGGCGGAAGAAGACGTCCGCGAGCGGGATTTTCATCGGCGGCGGCAGCAGTGGTGCGCCGGGCGCCGATGGGGAGCCGCCGCGCAAGAAGCGGTAG